In Artemia franciscana unplaced genomic scaffold, ASM3288406v1 PGA_scaffold_74, whole genome shotgun sequence, the following are encoded in one genomic region:
- the LOC136042167 gene encoding zinc finger MYM-type protein 6-like: protein MKPSKLQRHLNTEHATLSKKPMEYLERLLQTSNKEKNTLEKYVTLNNKYLLASYEVSYLIAKTKKPFTIGEQLLLPAAIRMSEIVHGKQYAAEISRIPLSNDTVSKRISDISNDQFQQLLMRIKDSSKFAIQLDESTDISKMAELLLFVRYIYEGRIHEDILFCRPLEGHIRGKDIYIKVNEFFKKEGLNWKNCVGVCTDGAAAITGQDLGFTAFVKAGNDHITFTHCMIHREALVVKKIAPELNTVFFDAVKIINFIKSRALNSRLFKNLCIDMDSDYTSLLLHAEVRWLSRGRSLKRLLTLKDKVLIFLTEQNSNLADYFHDNLWLLKLCCLADIFDKINDMNL from the coding sequence ATGAAACCGTCAAAACTGCAACGACATTTGAATACTGAACATGCAACGTTATCAAAAAAGCCAATGGAATATCTTGAGCGTCTTTTGCAaacatcaaataaagaaaagaacacTTTGGAGAAGTATGTTACTTTGAATAATAAATATCTATTGGCATCGTATGAAGTTTCGTATTTGATAGCAAAAACGAAAAAGCCTTTTACtattggagagcaacttttACTACCCGCAGCTATAAGAATGTCTGAAATTGTTCATGGAAAACAGTATGCTGCTGAAATTAGTAGAATTCCATTATCAAATGACACTGTGTCCAAAAGAATTTCAGACATTAGCAATGATCAATTTCAACAGCTTCTTATGAGAATTAAGGACAGCTCAAAGTTTGCAATACAACTGGACGAATCGACAGACATTTCAAAAATGGCAGAGTTGTTACTTTTTGTAAGATATATTTATGAGGGAAGAATTCATGAAGATATACTGTTTTGTCGTCCTCTGGAAGGTCATATTCGtggaaaagatatatatataaaagtaaatgagttttttaaaaaagaaggattaaattggaaaaattgtgtTGGTGTGTGCACGGACGGTGCTGCAGCAATTACCGGACAAGATCTTGGCTTTACAGCATTTGTTAAAGCTGGAAATGATCATATTACATTTACACATTGTATGATTCACCGAGAGGCacttgttgttaaaaaaattgcacCAGAATTAAACACTGTGTTTTTTGATGCAgtcaaaatcattaattttattaaaagtcGAGCACTTAATAGtcgattgtttaaaaatttgtgcaTTGATATGGATTCGGATTATACAAGTTTATTGCTACATGCTGAAGTTAGGTGGCTATCAAGAGGTCGAAGTTTGAAACGATTATTAACTTTAAAAGATAAAGTTCTTATATTTCTAACAGAGCAAAATTCTAATTTGGCCGATTATTTTCACGATAATTTATGGCTTCTCAAGCTATGCTGTTTGgcagatatttttgataaaatcaatGATATGAATTTATAA